A DNA window from Sphingomonas profundi contains the following coding sequences:
- a CDS encoding site-specific DNA-methyltransferase, producing MVADRMKPPPRASNVAGVAIHVENVPPASLTPPAREVRRRTRQHVQRIARSLSEFGFLVPLIVDGQMRIVAGHSRWEAAKLLGLSSVPVIRVEHLTEGQLRLFAIADNKLPEGVEWDQDQLRIEFGEIELVAPELELSSSGFAIAEIDTMYGRHRTTQLSEHDDEPEPPAEDSVNRLGDVWRLGRHAFACGDARDSALIGRLLNGASVRTLLSDPPWNLKIEGVVSGNGRVKHADFVMAAGEMTKPAFTAFLGDFLGAAKPHLSPGALAYVYMDWRNYDALVAAAVASGFEQKNMLVWCKDNAGMGSMYRSQHELVGLFKADDAPHTNNINLGRHGRNRANCLFYPGVNSFGKGRDRQLKAHPTCKPVSMLADLILDSSAPGEIILDPFGGSGSTLIAAEKVDRTACLIELDPGYADGIVRRFERVVGTPALHVETGLSFAELAHHRATEALAGEKADV from the coding sequence AACGTCGCTGGCGTCGCCATCCACGTCGAGAATGTACCCCCAGCGAGCCTGACCCCGCCGGCGCGCGAAGTCCGCCGCCGCACGCGGCAGCATGTGCAGCGTATCGCGCGCAGCCTTAGTGAGTTCGGCTTTCTCGTGCCGCTGATCGTCGACGGGCAGATGCGCATCGTCGCCGGGCACAGCCGCTGGGAGGCGGCCAAGCTGCTTGGCCTCTCAAGCGTGCCGGTCATCCGCGTCGAGCACCTGACCGAGGGACAGTTACGTCTCTTCGCCATCGCCGACAACAAGCTGCCCGAGGGAGTGGAGTGGGATCAGGACCAGCTTCGTATCGAATTCGGCGAGATCGAACTGGTCGCGCCGGAACTGGAGCTGAGTTCCAGCGGCTTCGCCATCGCCGAGATCGATACGATGTACGGGCGGCACCGGACCACTCAGCTGAGCGAGCATGACGACGAGCCGGAACCGCCCGCCGAGGACTCCGTCAACCGGCTGGGCGATGTATGGCGGCTCGGCCGTCACGCCTTCGCCTGCGGTGACGCGCGCGATAGCGCGTTGATCGGACGATTGCTGAACGGCGCGAGCGTCCGAACGCTTCTTTCGGATCCGCCGTGGAACCTGAAGATCGAGGGTGTTGTATCCGGAAACGGGCGCGTGAAGCACGCGGACTTCGTCATGGCGGCGGGCGAAATGACCAAGCCGGCGTTCACCGCCTTCCTCGGCGACTTCCTCGGCGCTGCCAAGCCGCACCTCTCCCCGGGCGCGCTGGCCTACGTCTATATGGACTGGCGTAACTATGATGCCCTCGTCGCCGCCGCTGTCGCGTCCGGTTTCGAGCAGAAGAACATGCTGGTGTGGTGCAAGGACAACGCCGGCATGGGATCCATGTATCGGTCGCAGCACGAACTGGTCGGTCTGTTCAAGGCTGATGATGCCCCGCACACCAACAACATTAATCTCGGGCGCCACGGCCGCAACCGGGCGAACTGCCTGTTCTATCCCGGCGTCAACAGCTTCGGCAAGGGCCGCGACAGACAGCTGAAGGCGCACCCGACTTGCAAGCCGGTGTCGATGCTGGCCGACCTCATCCTCGACAGCAGCGCACCCGGCGAGATCATCCTCGATCCGTTTGGCGGGTCGGGTTCCACCCTGATCGCTGCCGAGAAGGTCGATCGCACCGCTTGCCTGATCGAGCTCGATCCAGGCTACGCCGACGGCATCGTTCGCCGCTTCGAACGGGTGGTAGGCACCCCGGCACTTCACGTCGAAACCGGCCTGTCGTTCGCCGAGCTCGCGCATCATCGCGCAACGGAAGCGTTGGCGGGGGAGAAGGCCGATGTCTGA
- a CDS encoding DUF5681 domain-containing protein: MSDPTMASEDSPPRRPNGTMMPGHTANRRGRPPKSRGMLTIFNELRDGKISLKVDGRLVKMTRMEAWVTNLWNKAISCDPKASAMVMAILRASGQLDPAPGDDNLDADSAAALQALIERLGGGAGSMEAGDE, from the coding sequence ATGTCTGATCCGACCATGGCATCCGAGGATAGCCCGCCACGTCGCCCGAACGGCACCATGATGCCCGGCCACACGGCCAACCGGCGCGGGCGGCCGCCAAAGTCGCGCGGCATGCTGACGATCTTCAACGAGCTGCGTGATGGCAAGATCTCGCTGAAGGTCGACGGCCGCTTGGTCAAGATGACGCGCATGGAGGCTTGGGTCACCAATTTGTGGAACAAGGCGATCAGCTGCGATCCGAAAGCCTCGGCGATGGTGATGGCGATCCTGCGGGCGAGCGGACAGCTCGACCCAGCACCCGGCGACGACAACCTCGACGCGGATAGCGCGGCGGCCTTGCAGGCGCTCATCGAGCGCCTGGGCGGCGGCGCTGGCAGCATGGAGGCCGGGGATGAGTGA
- the terL gene encoding phage terminase large subunit, which yields MSDVQDAFRLACRQHLSMFIDRTFREVSPADRVEISWYLQAVAYHLELCARREIRRLIINIPPRHGKSISASVAFIAWLLGHNPAEKVVGISYASDLALKFARDTKRVMESRWYRAVFPGTRLGGRAAVHDFETTRRGSRYTTSIDGALTGLGGNIFVVDDPNQASDARSAAGRAKVIEWYRDTLVSRANNARQSVIIVVQQRVHVEDLSGHLLESEPGDWVHLNLPAIATRDEAIAIGPDRWHQRRVGDLLDPIRETRETLEQRRRSMTSQIFSAQFQQDPVPEDGEIIKWGWFKRYATSPIIEEGDRFVQSWDTASKAGELNDFSVCTTWFVKGRDYYLLDVWRGRVTFPDLKRQVYALAARWGIDQLLIEDKGSGTQLIAQLEDEDSAGLPRPIARVPKEDKVTRMSAQSVWIEQGHVHIPAEAPWLATFQSEMLQFPSAKHDDQVDSVSQFLMWVTERPETHTFFMFDFHGNRLI from the coding sequence ATGAGTGATGTCCAGGATGCGTTCCGCCTCGCCTGCCGCCAGCACCTCAGCATGTTTATCGATCGCACCTTCCGCGAGGTGTCGCCGGCGGATAGGGTCGAGATAAGCTGGTATCTGCAGGCGGTCGCCTATCATCTCGAGCTCTGCGCGCGGCGGGAGATCCGCCGCCTCATCATCAACATTCCGCCGCGGCATGGCAAATCGATCTCGGCTTCCGTCGCCTTCATCGCCTGGCTGCTGGGGCACAACCCGGCGGAGAAGGTCGTTGGCATCTCCTACGCCAGCGATCTGGCGTTGAAGTTCGCGCGCGACACCAAACGGGTGATGGAGAGCCGCTGGTATCGTGCGGTCTTCCCCGGCACCCGGCTGGGCGGGCGAGCGGCCGTGCACGATTTCGAGACGACCCGCCGCGGCTCTCGCTACACCACCTCGATTGACGGCGCGCTCACCGGCCTGGGCGGCAACATCTTTGTCGTCGACGATCCTAACCAGGCCAGCGACGCGCGATCCGCGGCCGGGCGAGCTAAGGTGATCGAATGGTATAGGGACACGCTGGTGTCGCGCGCCAACAACGCGCGCCAGTCGGTCATTATCGTTGTCCAGCAGCGTGTGCACGTGGAGGATCTGAGCGGCCATCTGCTCGAGAGCGAGCCGGGCGACTGGGTGCACCTCAACCTGCCCGCGATCGCCACACGCGACGAGGCGATCGCGATAGGGCCGGATCGGTGGCACCAGCGCCGTGTTGGCGACCTGCTCGATCCGATTCGCGAAACGCGAGAGACGTTGGAGCAGCGTCGGCGCAGCATGACGAGCCAGATCTTCTCGGCGCAGTTCCAGCAGGATCCGGTGCCGGAAGACGGCGAGATCATCAAATGGGGGTGGTTCAAGCGCTACGCCACGTCGCCGATCATCGAGGAGGGTGATCGTTTCGTGCAGAGCTGGGATACGGCTTCGAAGGCCGGCGAGCTGAACGATTTTAGCGTGTGCACCACCTGGTTCGTCAAGGGCCGCGACTATTATCTGCTGGACGTTTGGCGTGGGCGGGTCACCTTTCCCGACCTCAAGCGCCAGGTCTACGCCCTGGCGGCACGCTGGGGCATCGATCAGCTACTGATCGAGGATAAGGGATCGGGCACGCAGCTGATCGCGCAGCTGGAGGACGAGGATAGCGCGGGTCTGCCGCGCCCGATCGCGCGGGTGCCGAAAGAGGATAAGGTGACGCGCATGTCGGCTCAATCCGTCTGGATCGAGCAGGGTCATGTCCACATACCGGCCGAAGCGCCTTGGCTAGCGACGTTTCAGTCCGAAATGCTGCAATTTCCAAGCGCCAAGCACGACGATCAGGTGGATAGCGTCAGCCAGTTCCTCATGTGGGTGACCGAGCGGCCGGAAACGCATACTTTCTTCATGTTCGACTTTCACGGCAACCGGTTGATCTGA
- a CDS encoding GIY-YIG nuclease family protein: MPFRFNMLLEEAGIDPAKVRLLRHQPTVGGQSLADIWRNDPSLFELYQAAQATAQRVQFSRAYWAAFIGTWDGRTMFVGLYEVDAPTLIAEDRVAPISGVVDPGGQYDHYPTSLADALKGYAGRLFIDWGGGASGKRAWVQKAETQDKLVTELTLDASDRPFPGLMELTAPLSSLDAAPPTWAQRLKEARGVYLLTCPRDGSLYIGSATGEGGFWQRWSEYRANGHGGNVAMRGRERSDYVASVLEVSGSTATPDDILAAEASWKRKLLTGQFGLTRN; encoded by the coding sequence ATGCCGTTTCGCTTCAACATGCTGCTGGAAGAGGCGGGGATCGATCCCGCGAAAGTGCGCTTGCTGCGACACCAGCCGACGGTGGGCGGCCAATCGCTCGCCGACATATGGCGGAACGATCCGAGCCTGTTCGAACTCTATCAGGCGGCGCAAGCCACTGCCCAGCGTGTTCAATTCTCGCGCGCCTACTGGGCGGCGTTCATCGGCACGTGGGATGGCCGGACTATGTTCGTCGGCCTCTACGAGGTTGACGCACCGACGCTGATCGCCGAAGATCGCGTTGCGCCAATCAGCGGGGTTGTCGATCCCGGCGGCCAGTACGATCATTATCCGACCTCCCTTGCCGACGCGCTGAAGGGCTATGCCGGCCGCCTGTTCATCGACTGGGGTGGCGGCGCGTCGGGTAAACGGGCGTGGGTGCAGAAGGCCGAGACGCAGGACAAGCTTGTGACGGAGCTGACGCTGGATGCCAGCGACCGGCCGTTCCCGGGCCTGATGGAGTTGACGGCACCGCTGTCGTCGCTTGACGCGGCGCCGCCGACCTGGGCGCAGCGGCTGAAGGAGGCGCGCGGCGTCTATCTCCTGACCTGCCCGCGCGACGGCAGCCTGTATATCGGCTCGGCCACTGGCGAGGGTGGCTTCTGGCAGCGCTGGAGCGAGTATCGCGCCAACGGCCACGGCGGCAACGTCGCAATGCGGGGGCGCGAGCGCAGCGACTATGTCGCCAGCGTGCTGGAGGTCTCCGGCTCGACCGCCACGCCGGATGACATTCTCGCCGCTGAGGCCAGCTGGAAACGCAAGCTGCTCACCGGGCAGTTCGGGCTAACGCGCAACTGA